From one Lycium ferocissimum isolate CSIRO_LF1 chromosome 7, AGI_CSIRO_Lferr_CH_V1, whole genome shotgun sequence genomic stretch:
- the LOC132064172 gene encoding metacaspase-1: MLMLVNCSNCRTPLQLPPGARSIRCAICQAVTQLADPRAVPPPQPNQYPPPASSAAAPPPPSPYSHAPPGPPPNAHGRKKAVIVGISYKYSRHELKGCINDAKCMKYMLINKFHFPEASILMLTEEETDPYRTPTKQNMRMALYWLVQGCQPGDSLFLHYSGHGSRQRNYNGDEVDGYDETLCPLDFETQGMIVDDEVNATIVRPLPHGVKLHAIIDACHSGTVLDLPFLCRMSRSGQYVWEDHRPRSGVWKGTNGGEVFSFSGCDDDQTSADTSALSKITSTGAMTFCFIQAIERGHGATYGSILTAMRTAIRQAGGSSGGDFGGGAVTSLISMLLTGGSVGGLGGGFSQEPQLTACQPFDVYAKPFSL; the protein is encoded by the exons ATGTTGATGTTAGTAAATTGTTCCAATTGTCGTACCCCATTACAACTACCACCAGGTGCACGATCCATTCGTTGTGCGATTTGTCAGGCAGTTACACAATTAGCCGACCCACGCGCCGTTCCTCCACCACAACCTAATCAATACCCACCACCTGCTTCCTCCGCCGCAGCACCTCCTCCTCCTTCGCCGTACAGCCACGCGCCACCTGGCCCACCACCCAATGCACATGGAAGAAAGAAAGCTGTGATTGTTGGGATATCGTATAAGTATTCTAGACATGAGCTGAAAGGGTGTATTAATGATGctaaatgtatgaaatatatGTTGATCAACAAGTTCCATTTTCCTGAAGCATCCATTCTTATGCTCACTG AAGAGGAAACCGACCCATATAGAACTCCAACTAAACAGAACATGCGTATGGCATTATATTGGCTTGTACAGGGATGCCAACCGGGAGactcactattcttacattatTCTGGTCATGGCTCAAGACAAAGGAATTACAATGGAGATGAAGTGGATGGATATGACGAGACTTTATGCCCCCTTGATTTTGAAACTCAGggtatgattgttgatgatgagGTTAATGCGACAATTGTCAGGCCTCTTCCTCACGGAGTAAAACTTCATGCCATAATTGATGCTTGCCACAGTGGAACTGTTTTAGATCTTCCATTCCTTTGTAGAATGAGCAG GAGCGGACAATATGTATGGGAGGACCATCGTCCCCGCTCTGGTGTCTGGAAAGGAACTAATGGCGGTGAAGTTTTCTCTTTTAGCGGTTGTGATGATGATCAAACTTCCGCTGATACATCT GCTCTTTCAAAAATAACTTCAACTGGTGCTATGACTTTCTGTTTCATTCAAGCTATTGAGCGCGGTCATGGAGCCACATACGGAAGTATATTGACCGCAATGCGAACTGCCATTCGACAAGCTGGTGGAAGTTCAGGGGGTGACTTTGGTGGCGGTGCTGTCACATCTCTCATTTCCATGCTTCTGACAGGTGGTAGTGTCGGTGGTTTGGGTGGAGGATTTAGTCAG GAGCCCCAGTTAACAGCTTGCCAACCATTCGATGTGTATGCAAAGCCATTTTCGCTGTGA